From the Solanum lycopersicum chromosome 10, SLM_r2.1 genome, one window contains:
- the LOC101265968 gene encoding TPR repeat-containing thioredoxin TTL4-like: MSKQRSNDIEMIPEIYGYGSIMPFGAMQRTNAEELNTQANEIKGLGQVENARKGQKPDQAKLQAMEEHISKCADARRSKNWVTMLIIAAEATTSEADASPKLFACQAEAHLKLYKLKDAELWIRKARTYELSATECRSKIFGMLSEAYILFVQAQIDSCLGKFDDAFIAIERAAQIDIQSAEVTGKLKNMRLVDKARTHGNEHFNSKRYRQACSVYGEGLFLDFSNSVLYHNRANCWFKLGEWEESRADSIRALVIRPQYTKALYRKAASSIKLERWADAVSDYEFLRQQLPSNKVVAENLSYARAELRKSRRKGNFMVKLVSDLDKFRAAIASGPSVVYFDELSNPESTWMSYIMDTLNAEYPSVTFLEVDVKQSPAIATAEKIKVAPRIKLYNNGSRVAETVMLTPDSLELLIKNTLVFPPSWFGVTSVMTGI; encoded by the exons atgtcGAAGCAGAGAAGCAATGACATTGAGATGATACCCGAGATTTACGGCTATGGAAGCATAATGCCTTTTGGTGCAATGCAGAGAACCAATGCGGAGGAGTTGAATACACAAGCGAATGAGATCAAGGG TTTAGGACAGGTTGAAAATGCAAGGAAGGGTCAGAAACCAGATCAAGCCAAGTTGCAGGCAATGGAGGAACACATCAGCAAATGCGCTGACGCCCGGAGATCTAAAAATTGGGTGACCATGTTAATAATAGCTGCGGAAGCAACTACTTCTGAAGCTGATGCATCTCCTAAG CTATTCGCATGTCAAGCGGAAGCTCATTTGAAGCTGTACAAATTAAAGGATGCTGAATTGTGGATTCGTAAAGCTAGGACGTATGAGCTATCTGCCACAGAATGCCGGTCAAAAATTTTTGGAATGCTCTCTGAAGCATACATATTATTTGTCCAAGCTCAGATTGACAGCTGTCTTGGAAA GTTTGATGATGCGTTTATTGCCATTGAAAGAGCTGCACAAATTGATATTCAAAGTGCTGAAGTTACTGGTAAACTCAAAAACATGAGGCTGGTGGATAAAGCTCGTACTCATGGCAACGAGCATTTCAATTCTAAAAGATATAGACAAGCTTGTAGTGTTTATGGGGAAGggctctttcttgatttttcaaattcaGTTCTCTACCACAATAGAGCAAATTGCTGGTTTAAGCTTGGAGAGTGGGAAGAATCTCGGGCTGATAGCATTCGCGCTCTCGTTATCCGGCCACAATATACTAAAGCTCTTTATCGAAAAGCTGCCTCAAGTATCAAG CTGGAAAGATGGGCTGATGCTGTGAGCGATTATGAGTTTCTGCGGCAGCAACTTCCAAGTAACAAAGTGGTTGCTGAAAATTTATCCTATGCCCGAGCTGAATTAAGGAAGTCACGCAGAAAAGGTAATTTCATGGTGAAGTTGGTTTCAGATCTTGACAAGTTCCGGGCTGCGATTGCATCTG GTCCATCTGTGgtctattttgatgaattatcCAACCCAGAAAGCACGTGGATGTCCTATATCATGGATACCTTGAACGCCGAATATCCTTCAGTAACTTTTCTCGAG GTGGACGTGAAACAGAGTCCAGCGATCGCTACAGCAGAGAAAATTAAAGTAGCACCTAGGATTAAGCTTTACAACAATGGCAGTCGTGTGGCGGAAACGGTTATGCTAACTCCAGATTCGTTGGAGTTATTGATTAAGAACACCCTCGTATTTCCCCCCAGTTGGTTTGGTGTTACCTCTGTCatgaccggaatctag